Proteins encoded in a region of the Elizabethkingia bruuniana genome:
- a CDS encoding VOC family protein → MIISELILQTHNLVETERFYSEKLQLEIIAKTELSVSFRTGDSVLTFEKNDREGDFKYHFAFNIPANQPEEAIIWAYNRIELIRNPETHLITNFDNWRAQAVYFYDNNGNLVEFIGRTDLNNNSDAEFSSKSILNISEIGIVTDHPLNLAQQITQQTGIDYFVKGPKTEEFVVLGNDNGLLIIVDPNRNWYPTENKAEKHKVKARIITGETELSFDFN, encoded by the coding sequence ATGATAATCTCTGAACTTATTTTACAGACCCATAATTTAGTTGAAACAGAAAGATTTTATTCCGAAAAACTTCAGCTGGAGATTATTGCAAAAACAGAACTTTCAGTTTCGTTTCGTACGGGTGACTCAGTTCTCACTTTTGAAAAAAATGACCGCGAGGGAGATTTCAAATATCATTTCGCCTTTAATATTCCTGCTAATCAACCTGAAGAAGCAATTATATGGGCCTATAATAGAATTGAGCTCATTAGAAATCCGGAGACTCATCTTATTACAAATTTCGATAACTGGAGAGCACAGGCAGTTTATTTCTATGACAACAACGGAAATCTTGTTGAATTTATAGGCCGGACAGATCTTAATAATAATTCCGATGCCGAATTTTCATCTAAAAGTATACTAAACATCAGTGAGATCGGAATAGTTACAGATCATCCGCTAAATTTAGCCCAACAGATTACTCAACAAACAGGAATTGATTATTTTGTTAAAGGCCCGAAAACAGAAGAATTTGTAGTATTAGGAAATGATAATGGTTTACTTATTATTGTAGACCCGAATAGAAATTGGTATCCAACAGAAAATAAAGCAGAGAAACACAAAGTAAAAGCCCGTATTATAACAGGTGAAACTGAGCTAAGTTTTGATTTCAATTAA